A part of Parvimonas micra genomic DNA contains:
- a CDS encoding 1-deoxy-D-xylulose-5-phosphate synthase → MYLEKINSPKDIKKLSIDELKELIVELRAHLLKRLSEKGGHIGPNLGSLEFTVALHYVFDSPKDKIVFDVSHQTYVHKMLTGRKDAFMIPEKYSSVTGYTSPKESEHDFFTIGHTSTSISLACGLAKARNLKGDNENIIAVIGDGSLSGGEAYEGLNNVFELDSNMIVVINDNNQSIAENHGGIYKNLFELRKTKGKAENNIFKAMGLNYIYVDEGNDIEELISAFKSVKNIGKPIVVHLSTNKGNGFKPAEINKEDFHFGAPFDIETGEFKRNKSGQKDEDYSSITLDFLINSVKNDKTVAVLTAGTPGDFELSKEVREKMGKQYIDVGIAEEHAVAMSSGLAKNGAKPVFCVCSSFIQRTYDQLSQDLCLNNNPALILVYYASVYRANDVTHLGIFDIPMISNIPNLVYLAPTNKEEHLKMMEWGLNQNEHPVAIRVPALDLVSTGEEDKTDYSILNKYKVTKKGKDVAIIALGNFYKLGKEIADELGDITLINPRFITGLDEELLEELKENHKLVITLEDGAIDGGFGEKISRFFGTSDLKVKNYGIKKNFPDRVVAEKLLLENGISKDLIINDIKEILNK, encoded by the coding sequence ATGTATTTAGAAAAAATCAATTCACCAAAAGATATAAAAAAATTATCTATTGATGAATTAAAAGAGTTAATTGTGGAGCTTAGAGCACATTTGCTAAAAAGACTTAGCGAAAAGGGGGGACATATAGGTCCTAATCTTGGATCATTGGAATTTACAGTTGCACTTCATTATGTTTTTGACTCTCCAAAAGATAAGATTGTTTTTGATGTATCTCATCAAACTTATGTTCACAAAATGTTGACAGGAAGAAAAGATGCATTTATGATTCCTGAAAAATATAGTTCAGTTACGGGATATACTTCTCCTAAAGAAAGTGAACATGATTTCTTTACTATCGGGCATACTTCAACTTCAATAAGTCTTGCATGCGGTCTTGCAAAAGCTAGAAATTTAAAAGGAGATAACGAAAATATTATTGCAGTTATAGGAGATGGTTCTTTAAGTGGAGGAGAAGCTTATGAAGGACTTAATAATGTTTTTGAACTTGATAGTAACATGATTGTAGTTATAAATGATAATAATCAATCCATTGCTGAAAATCATGGAGGTATTTACAAGAATCTTTTTGAACTCAGAAAAACAAAAGGAAAAGCTGAAAATAATATTTTTAAAGCCATGGGACTTAATTATATCTATGTTGATGAAGGAAATGATATTGAAGAACTGATTTCAGCATTTAAGTCCGTGAAGAACATTGGCAAACCTATAGTTGTTCATCTTTCGACAAATAAAGGTAACGGATTCAAACCTGCAGAAATAAATAAAGAAGATTTTCATTTTGGAGCACCTTTTGATATTGAAACAGGAGAATTTAAGAGAAATAAAAGTGGACAAAAAGACGAAGATTATAGTTCTATAACTTTAGACTTTTTGATAAATTCAGTTAAAAATGATAAAACTGTTGCTGTTTTGACTGCGGGAACACCTGGAGATTTTGAATTGTCAAAAGAAGTTAGGGAAAAAATGGGCAAACAATATATCGATGTTGGAATTGCAGAGGAACATGCAGTAGCTATGTCTTCAGGACTTGCAAAAAATGGTGCAAAACCTGTTTTTTGTGTATGTAGTTCATTTATCCAAAGGACTTATGACCAACTTTCTCAAGACTTGTGTCTAAATAATAATCCTGCATTGATATTAGTTTATTATGCGTCTGTTTATAGAGCAAATGATGTGACTCATCTTGGAATTTTTGATATACCGATGATTTCAAATATTCCAAACTTGGTTTACCTTGCTCCTACAAATAAAGAAGAACATTTAAAGATGATGGAGTGGGGATTAAATCAAAATGAACATCCTGTTGCAATAAGAGTCCCTGCATTAGATTTAGTATCAACAGGAGAAGAAGACAAAACGGATTATTCTATTTTAAATAAATACAAAGTTACAAAAAAGGGAAAAGATGTGGCCATAATTGCTCTTGGTAATTTCTATAAACTTGGAAAAGAAATTGCAGATGAATTGGGTGACATTACTTTGATAAATCCAAGATTCATTACAGGATTGGATGAAGAATTGCTTGAAGAATTAAAAGAAAATCATAAATTGGTAATAACTTTAGAAGATGGAGCTATAGATGGAGGTTTTGGAGAAAAAATTTCAAGATTTTTTGGAACATCCGATTTAAAGGTTAAGAATTATGGGATTAAAAAGAATTTTCCGGATAGAGTTGTTGCAGAAAAATTACTCCTTGAAAATGGAATTTCAAAAGATTTAATCATCAATGATATCAAGGAAATATTGAATAAATAG
- a CDS encoding thiamine diphosphokinase, translating into MKFAYILFNGKLLGNVEYFKNFFMQNIGDIFCADGGANLCYELNLIPNEIWGDLDSINKDILNFYEKKNVIIKKFPEDKNFTDSELILNYVKDKTYDKIYCIGAFGGDIAHELTNINLMFKYDNLYFLKENEMLFKIEKNFEFNNLSNTKISFIPFSEEIKNLTLFGFKYNIDNITLKKGDSLCMSNIIESNFAKIALEKGKILCVIKTLI; encoded by the coding sequence ATGAAATTTGCTTATATACTTTTTAATGGAAAACTTTTAGGAAATGTAGAATATTTTAAAAATTTCTTTATGCAAAATATAGGTGATATATTCTGTGCAGACGGAGGAGCCAATCTTTGCTATGAATTAAATTTAATTCCAAATGAAATTTGGGGAGATTTAGATTCAATTAATAAAGATATTTTAAATTTTTATGAGAAAAAAAATGTAATTATAAAAAAATTCCCTGAAGATAAAAATTTTACAGATTCTGAATTAATTTTAAATTACGTTAAAGATAAAACTTACGATAAAATATATTGTATTGGAGCATTTGGAGGAGATATAGCTCATGAACTTACAAATATTAATTTAATGTTTAAATATGATAATTTATATTTCTTAAAAGAAAATGAAATGCTATTTAAGATAGAAAAAAATTTTGAATTTAACAATCTATCAAATACAAAAATTTCATTTATACCATTTTCAGAAGAAATAAAAAATTTAACATTATTCGGTTTTAAATATAATATTGATAATATTACTCTTAAAAAAGGAGATTCTCTTTGTATGAGTAATATTATAGAATCAAATTTTGCAAAAATAGCTCTTGAAAAAGGAAAAATTTTATGTGTAATTAAAACCTTAATCTGA
- the pdxS gene encoding pyridoxal 5'-phosphate synthase lyase subunit PdxS: MKKKDLTQNFVGGVIMDVTTPEQAKIAEKAGAVAVMALERIPADIRVAGGVSRMSDPAMIKSIMKSVSIPVMAKCRIGHFVEAQILQEIGIDYIDESEVLSPADNIHHVDKTTFDTPFVCGARDLGEALRRIQEGARMIRTKGEAGTGDVVQAVSHMRKIQGEIRQVTAMAEDELFEKAKEFKVPYELLKYVHKNGKLPVVNFSAGGVATPADAALMRQLGAEGVFVGSGIFKSGNPEQRAKAIVEAVKHYNNPKIIAKVSENLGEAMVGINENEIEIIMAERGI; encoded by the coding sequence ATGAAAAAGAAAGATTTAACACAAAATTTTGTAGGTGGAGTTATAATGGATGTTACTACACCCGAACAAGCAAAGATAGCTGAAAAAGCGGGAGCTGTTGCAGTAATGGCTTTAGAAAGAATCCCTGCTGATATTCGTGTTGCCGGAGGGGTTTCAAGAATGAGTGACCCTGCAATGATTAAAAGTATAATGAAATCTGTTTCAATTCCTGTTATGGCAAAATGTAGAATTGGACATTTTGTTGAAGCTCAAATTTTACAAGAAATTGGAATAGATTATATTGATGAAAGTGAAGTGTTATCTCCTGCAGATAATATTCATCATGTAGATAAAACAACATTCGATACACCTTTTGTATGTGGTGCAAGAGATTTAGGAGAGGCTTTAAGACGTATTCAAGAAGGTGCAAGAATGATTCGTACAAAAGGAGAAGCAGGTACGGGAGATGTTGTTCAAGCTGTTTCACATATGAGAAAAATTCAAGGTGAAATTCGTCAAGTAACTGCAATGGCAGAAGATGAATTATTTGAAAAAGCAAAAGAATTTAAAGTTCCTTATGAATTATTAAAATATGTTCACAAAAACGGAAAACTTCCTGTTGTAAATTTTTCAGCCGGAGGAGTTGCAACTCCTGCAGATGCAGCTCTTATGCGACAATTAGGAGCTGAAGGAGTTTTTGTAGGTTCAGGAATTTTTAAATCAGGAAATCCTGAACAAAGAGCAAAGGCAATTGTTGAAGCTGTTAAACATTATAATAATCCTAAAATTATTGCAAAAGTTTCTGAAAATCTTGGAGAAGCTATGGTTGGAATAAATGAAAATGAAATTGAAATAATAATGGCTGAAAGAGGAATTTAA
- a CDS encoding flavodoxin: MSRKLVAYFSASGVTKKLAERISKIAGADLHEIVPKEIYTDEDLNWMNENSRSSIEMKNKSFRPEIANKINNIDDYDTIYVGFPIWWYVAPTIINTFLESYNLTGKTIIPFATSGESLMGNTNEELKNSCKGSVLKEGRRFDIKDSDEIIKNWIESL; encoded by the coding sequence ATGAGTAGAAAATTAGTTGCATATTTCAGTGCAAGTGGAGTAACAAAAAAACTTGCAGAAAGAATTTCAAAAATTGCAGGAGCGGATTTACACGAAATTGTGCCTAAGGAAATTTACACAGATGAAGATTTAAACTGGATGAATGAAAATAGTCGTAGCAGTATCGAAATGAAAAACAAATCATTTAGACCTGAAATAGCAAACAAGATTAATAATATTGATGACTATGATACTATCTATGTAGGATTTCCTATTTGGTGGTATGTTGCACCTACAATCATAAATACTTTTTTAGAAAGTTATAATTTAACAGGAAAAACTATTATTCCTTTTGCGACTTCAGGAGAAAGTTTAATGGGAAATACTAACGAAGAATTGAAAAATTCCTGTAAGGGTTCAGTTCTAAAAGAAGGAAGGAGATTTGACATTAAAGATAGTGATGAAATAATTAAAAATTGGATTGAAAGTTTATAA